The following is a genomic window from Maridesulfovibrio frigidus DSM 17176.
GAGAATCAGCAAGTGAATTCGCACAGAATTCTCTCGAGATCTTTAAGAAGAATGGAGTTCGTTCTTTGCTGGACTTTGGTTGCGGTCAAGGGCGCGATTCATTTCTTTTTGCTCAAAACGGAATAGAAGTTACCGCTCTTGATTACTCTGAGTCCGCAGTCTTAAATATTCGTAACCGGGCTAAAAAATGCGGTCTTCCTTCTTTAATTAAGCCTCAAGAGCACGATGTCAGGAAAACTTTACCATTTGAAAGTTGTTCTTTTGATGTATGTTATTCACATATGTTGCTGTGTATGAACCTCACTAATTCTGAAGTTGCATTTGTTTTGCGAGAAATTCACCGTGTACTTAAGCCTGATGGTCTTGTTTTTTATTCTGTTCGGAATAATTTTGATAAGCATTTCAGAGCAGGAAAACATTTGTCTGATGATATTTATGAGATTGGAGGATTTGTTATACATTTTTTTGATCAAGCAAAAGTGAATAACTTGTCAAAGGGATATGAGCTCTTAGATGTCATTCGCTTAGAAGAGGGTACGTTGCCGCGTGATTTGTTTTGCGTTCAAATGAAGAAGGGAGTTGCCCCCGATAACTGGGAAATAAATTTCAGACATGAAAAAGATAAACAAAACGTCAATATAAATAAAAATGATGGTTCATTTAAAAGTTCATTGGGCAAAACATGAGGGTCATAAATCTCCGCCTCAGTTGAGGCATAAAATCCACGAGCTTCTCAAGCTTAATCTCTAAAAAATATCTTTACAGCGTGGTATGATCAAAGGGACGTTTTTTTTGTATGTGATGTATTCTTCTCCGTAAGCTTCTTCCAGCGCGTCTTCTTCCTGTGAGATTAATTTGTTAAATCTAAAATACGCTAATGCGGGCATTCCGAAGATCAACCACGCCTGCGACACAATTGCGATTCCTGTAAAAATGAAAAACATCCACCCAAAATAGAGCGGGTTTCTGACCAAGGCAAAAGTTCCTGTTGTCTCGAGTTTACCTTTCGAAACGGCTATTTTCATAGCTTTGCTTGATATGTAAAGAAATGCGATTCCGAATCCCAGAAAAATCCCACCTATTATATGGAAGACCGCACTCGGCATAAAATT
Proteins encoded in this region:
- a CDS encoding methyltransferase family protein, translated to MKTQSMTYYGVGPRIMRPTAIYGIIAILLTIFSPKLFLMNFMPSAVFHIIGGIFLGFGIAFLYISSKAMKIAVSKGKLETTGTFALVRNPLYFGWMFFIFTGIAIVSQAWLIFGMPALAYFRFNKLISQEEDALEEAYGEEYITYKKNVPLIIPRCKDIF
- a CDS encoding class I SAM-dependent methyltransferase; the encoded protein is MKSQDCKPLGQQDHWNDLFAKDDAFFGESASEFAQNSLEIFKKNGVRSLLDFGCGQGRDSFLFAQNGIEVTALDYSESAVLNIRNRAKKCGLPSLIKPQEHDVRKTLPFESCSFDVCYSHMLLCMNLTNSEVAFVLREIHRVLKPDGLVFYSVRNNFDKHFRAGKHLSDDIYEIGGFVIHFFDQAKVNNLSKGYELLDVIRLEEGTLPRDLFCVQMKKGVAPDNWEINFRHEKDKQNVNINKNDGSFKSSLGKT